The sequence below is a genomic window from Tenacibaculum tangerinum.
TGCTATGGGGGTAAATGAAAATGACGAGACAAGTGTAGAGTTTGTTTCAAAAGATAAAGTAGCAGATGAGTTTGCTAAATACATTAAAAAACAATTAGTAATCGAAGGAGATAAGGTTTCTGAAGATGACAAAGCGTATTTAATTGATGTTAAAAAGCAAAAAACTAGAGCTAAAGAAGGAAAAACAAGAAAGTTACCTTTGTTTATAGGAGAAAAAGAAGGAAAGACTTATTATATCGCTCCTATTAGAGGTAAAGGTCTTTGGGATGCTATTTGGGGTTTTGTTGCCATGGATAAAAATATGGTAGTACAAGGAGTTTTCTTTGATCATAAAGGAGAAACCCCTGGTTTAGGAGCCAATATCAAGCAACGTTACTTTATGGATGACTTTACAGGAGAAGATTTAATGAATGGCGATGCTTTTAAAGGAATTGCAGTTTCAAAATCGAATAACGATCCAAAGAATGAAGATAAAACTGATAACGAGGTAGATGCAATTGCAGGAGCAACTATTACAGGTGATGGTGTTGCTGCAATGATTAAATCTGAATTAGGTTTATATGTACCTTACTTTAAAACATTAAAATAATTATGGGACTTTTATCAAAAAAAGATGCAGCATTAATTACTGACCCGTTAGCAGATAACAACCCAATTACGATTCAAGTATTAGGTATTTGTTCTGCATTGGCAATTACAGCAGAGTTACAAGCTTCTATCGTAATGTCAATATCAGTATTGTTTGTATTAGGCGTAGGAAATGTAGTTATCTCACTTATGAGAAATATCATTCCATCAAAAATTAGAATTATTGTACAGTTAATCGTGGTAGCGACCCTAGTAATTATTGTAGACCAGGTGCTAAAGGCATTTGCGTACGATTTAAGTAAAACTTTATCGGTATTTATTGGGTTAATTATTACCAACTGTATCATTATGGGACGTTTTGAGGCATTTGCTTTAGGTAACGGACCGTGGAA
It includes:
- a CDS encoding Na(+)-translocating NADH-quinone reductase subunit C, producing the protein MSKKTDSNLYTVLFAIGMVLVVGALLAFTASSLRPTIDANKRIEKQQNILYAMGVNENDETSVEFVSKDKVADEFAKYIKKQLVIEGDKVSEDDKAYLIDVKKQKTRAKEGKTRKLPLFIGEKEGKTYYIAPIRGKGLWDAIWGFVAMDKNMVVQGVFFDHKGETPGLGANIKQRYFMDDFTGEDLMNGDAFKGIAVSKSNNDPKNEDKTDNEVDAIAGATITGDGVAAMIKSELGLYVPYFKTLK
- a CDS encoding NADH:ubiquinone reductase (Na(+)-transporting) subunit D translates to MGLLSKKDAALITDPLADNNPITIQVLGICSALAITAELQASIVMSISVLFVLGVGNVVISLMRNIIPSKIRIIVQLIVVATLVIIVDQVLKAFAYDLSKTLSVFIGLIITNCIIMGRFEAFALGNGPWKSFLDGIGNALGYAVILIIVGFFRELFGSGTLLGFKVLGDPIEKTGLYALGYENNGFMLLSPMALIVVGIIIWVQRTRNKALIED